A part of Desulfobacter sp. genomic DNA contains:
- a CDS encoding pilus assembly protein: MRKGRLCISNSRGAATVEFALLVPVWLLLFFGMLDYAWYLTHVMVAENAVAAGARAGVTVKYWLAPDDDDYKDPVEIARDAVRHAFWLDTDLNPALIDVRFKDGSNQPAEEDGQRQYLEVKLVDYEYPPLTGYLPDRMIPRKISTIALMTLP, encoded by the coding sequence GTGAGAAAAGGACGCCTTTGTATTTCCAATAGCCGGGGGGCCGCCACCGTGGAGTTTGCCCTTCTTGTCCCTGTCTGGCTCCTGCTGTTTTTCGGTATGCTGGATTATGCCTGGTATCTGACCCATGTCATGGTGGCGGAAAATGCCGTGGCCGCCGGTGCCAGGGCCGGTGTGACGGTGAAATACTGGCTGGCACCCGATGACGACGACTATAAGGACCCGGTGGAGATCGCCAGAGATGCCGTAAGGCATGCCTTCTGGCTGGATACGGACCTGAATCCTGCCCTGATTGATGTGAGGTTCAAGGACGGCTCCAATCAGCCGGCGGAAGAGGATGGACAGCGCCAATACCTTGAAGTCAAACTGGTGGATTATGAATATCCTCCGTTGACCGGGTATTTGCCGGACCGCATGATTCCTCGAAAAATCAGTACCATTGCCCTGATGACGCTGCCGTGA
- a CDS encoding VPLPA-CTERM sorting domain-containing protein — translation MKRFLKLTMAITSFLVIMGLAVTAGASSAFFDTSAATAGTYVANDIISNQYFGGYDVSGATVYGWANNTLKIMNKNNGAVISDLGTPDNYTGYNSFVRLDPTGTSSWVGFTVEGNVDDRIYQVDHATGTWTQMATMAGNFDMDFSNGNAYVSGLNSTDWSDPTSIWRLDTSGADNHDKIVEMSGNSAGLAFDAAGNAYYASYDGGGLYRWAAADIAGAAGAGNLNYTDGTKLTDLELGAYDVDVDDAGNVIFNGNGGYSFTAVWNGTEGDGTNYDYIGIGPGSHWFSFIDSEGDVTKDGSLYQADFYNNGIAEAKPVPVPAAVWLLGTGLAALAGIRRKAVRF, via the coding sequence ATGAAACGATTTTTAAAACTCACTATGGCCATCACATCATTTTTAGTCATCATGGGGTTGGCCGTTACCGCCGGGGCCTCTTCAGCCTTTTTCGACACCTCCGCGGCAACCGCCGGAACTTATGTCGCAAATGATATAATCTCAAATCAATATTTTGGCGGCTATGATGTATCAGGGGCTACGGTTTACGGCTGGGCAAACAACACTTTAAAAATCATGAATAAAAACAACGGGGCAGTAATTTCCGACCTTGGCACCCCCGACAATTACACCGGCTATAACAGCTTTGTCAGGCTGGACCCCACCGGGACTTCCTCATGGGTGGGCTTTACAGTTGAGGGCAACGTAGACGACCGGATTTACCAGGTGGACCATGCCACAGGCACCTGGACCCAGATGGCAACCATGGCCGGCAACTTTGATATGGATTTTTCCAACGGCAATGCCTATGTATCAGGCCTGAACAGCACCGACTGGTCAGATCCCACCTCCATCTGGCGCCTTGACACCTCCGGCGCCGACAACCACGATAAAATCGTTGAAATGAGCGGGAACTCCGCCGGCCTGGCCTTTGATGCGGCCGGCAATGCCTATTATGCATCATACGACGGCGGGGGGCTTTACCGCTGGGCTGCCGCAGACATCGCCGGTGCAGCCGGCGCCGGCAACCTGAACTATACCGATGGTACCAAGCTGACCGACCTGGAACTTGGCGCCTATGATGTTGACGTGGACGATGCCGGCAATGTGATCTTTAACGGCAATGGCGGATATTCTTTCACAGCGGTCTGGAACGGCACCGAAGGCGACGGCACCAACTATGATTACATCGGTATCGGTCCTGGGTCGCACTGGTTCTCTTTCATCGATTCGGAAGGTGATGTCACCAAAGACGGCAGCCTTTACCAGGCGGATTTCTACAACAATGGTATTGCCGAAGCAAAACCGGTTCCCGTTCCGGCGGCGGTATGGCTGCTGGGCACCGGCCTGGCCGCACTTGCCGGCATCCGGCGGAAAGCGGTTAGATTCTAA
- a CDS encoding PEP-CTERM sorting domain-containing protein, whose protein sequence is MKRLQTFFIIVCGVAVAAGSALAGPYTEAGIPGFVDGTINPVFQGWATGFLNYTPAPALDPDLDGQYTQGGGVSTEPNRNYRTPEKALGPVTGSNMDIVSLGDLWASQIDAGISPGEITLTFDAPIMNGSGDDFAVFENGFYSGSDLFAELGYVDVSTDGINFARFGSVSLTPGPVGGYGGIDPSDVHNLAGKHPNAYGSSEGTGFDLEELSDNALVLSGLVDLDDINFVRIVDIPGSGDFLDSQGNPIYDSWVTWGSGGVDLEAVGVINQAAAVPIPGAFWLLGTGLLVVARSRRN, encoded by the coding sequence ATGAAAAGACTTCAAACGTTTTTTATCATTGTCTGCGGGGTGGCCGTTGCCGCCGGCAGCGCCCTGGCCGGTCCCTACACCGAAGCCGGCATTCCGGGATTTGTCGATGGCACCATAAACCCTGTTTTCCAGGGGTGGGCCACGGGGTTTCTAAATTATACCCCTGCCCCTGCCCTGGACCCTGATTTGGACGGTCAATATACCCAGGGGGGTGGGGTTTCCACAGAACCGAACAGAAATTACAGGACTCCGGAAAAAGCCCTGGGCCCGGTAACAGGGAGCAATATGGATATTGTTTCCCTGGGGGATTTATGGGCGTCCCAGATTGATGCCGGAATTTCACCGGGAGAAATCACATTGACCTTTGACGCCCCCATCATGAACGGGAGCGGTGACGACTTTGCCGTATTTGAAAACGGCTTTTACTCAGGCAGCGATCTCTTTGCCGAACTGGGCTATGTGGACGTATCCACGGACGGTATCAACTTTGCCCGGTTCGGCAGCGTCTCCCTGACCCCTGGCCCCGTCGGCGGATACGGCGGCATTGACCCCTCAGATGTCCATAACCTTGCAGGCAAGCATCCCAATGCCTACGGCAGTTCAGAGGGCACCGGATTTGACCTGGAGGAATTGTCAGACAATGCCCTGGTCCTGTCGGGCCTGGTGGACCTGGACGACATCAATTTTGTCCGGATCGTGGATATCCCTGGCAGCGGCGATTTCCTCGACTCCCAGGGTAATCCCATTTATGACAGCTGGGTAACCTGGGGTTCCGGCGGTGTTGACCTGGAGGCTGTGGGCGTTATCAACCAGGCTGCCGCCGTCCCGATTCCCGGGGCATTCTGGCTTCTGGGCACCGGCCTTCTTGTCGTTGCAAGGTCCCGCAGGAATTAG
- a CDS encoding UDP-N-acetylglucosamine 2-epimerase → MTTVLLSGTGSDFILLAPLARAFNACSGLSCKIVYTGRYDDSYIGRPLFDEMGMGEPDFILNAQDLPCAHHLSDTMGVFENLYRRLRPALVFVAGDGDAALASALTAAKQGIRVAHTEAGMRCHDKNAPGEINRLVIDTVTDIFFVTESQAMVNLKKEGKPGGAIHFVGNVLVDSLYYRLGRLDSLPRKKFSSTRFKSKHKEYAVAAVASRSLTDDPARLSCIMDILGCIAKRIPLAVPIMPGIQKKLDAFGIRPASELFFLPGLSHMAFLDLWKDARLVITDSGRLQEETTILGIPCLTLGDLTDRSATVSKGTNELVGISPEKAMNCLDQILAGRWKQGTRPEFWDGRAAQRIVELIMIKEFHLN, encoded by the coding sequence ATGACCACGGTGCTTCTTTCCGGGACAGGATCCGATTTTATACTATTGGCCCCCCTTGCAAGGGCCTTTAACGCCTGTTCCGGACTCTCCTGCAAAATCGTATACACCGGCCGATATGATGACAGCTATATCGGCCGTCCTCTGTTTGACGAAATGGGCATGGGCGAACCGGATTTTATTCTCAATGCCCAAGATCTGCCCTGCGCCCATCACCTGTCAGACACCATGGGAGTATTTGAAAACCTTTACCGAAGACTTCGTCCCGCCCTTGTATTTGTCGCCGGCGACGGCGATGCGGCGCTGGCTTCGGCGCTTACCGCAGCAAAACAGGGAATACGTGTGGCACATACCGAAGCCGGCATGCGCTGCCATGATAAAAACGCCCCAGGGGAAATCAACCGCTTGGTCATTGATACGGTGACCGATATTTTTTTCGTAACCGAGTCCCAGGCCATGGTCAATCTGAAAAAAGAGGGAAAGCCGGGAGGGGCCATACATTTTGTGGGGAATGTTCTTGTGGACAGTCTCTATTACCGGCTGGGGAGGCTTGACAGCCTGCCCCGTAAAAAATTCAGCAGCACCCGGTTTAAATCAAAACATAAGGAATACGCCGTGGCCGCCGTGGCCAGCCGATCCCTCACGGATGATCCGGCCAGACTCTCCTGCATAATGGATATTCTGGGCTGTATTGCAAAACGAATCCCTCTGGCGGTGCCAATTATGCCGGGTATCCAGAAAAAACTTGACGCCTTTGGCATCCGCCCGGCATCTGAACTTTTTTTTCTGCCGGGCCTATCCCATATGGCCTTCTTAGACCTATGGAAAGATGCCCGCCTGGTCATCACGGATTCAGGCCGCCTGCAGGAAGAAACCACCATTCTCGGCATCCCCTGCCTCACCCTGGGCGATCTCACAGACCGTTCCGCCACTGTTTCCAAAGGCACCAATGAACTGGTGGGCATTTCACCGGAAAAAGCCATGAACTGCCTGGATCAAATTCTAGCCGGCAGATGGAAACAGGGTACCCGCCCCGAATTCTGGGACGGCCGTGCCGCCCAACGCATTGTGGAACTGATCATGATCAAGGAATTTCATCTCAATTAG
- a CDS encoding efflux RND transporter periplasmic adaptor subunit: MDTPNTTVKQKTPPLRRLLRFIWRSMPFFIVLLVIALVILPLMNRINAQKAELAEKQASRARTERTPTNVVTMEMLPGPVVEKISLPGVARPWISLTVMSEVKGKIVDKRVEEGARVAKGDVLAVIDTRDYRHNYESALASFETALTNQKRFKALSKKQFITQSQLDDAEARVKTTRAAMDLAKLNMERCTIRSPMAGVVDRVHVEYGDFLDAGKPVAVILDMDRLKVEVGIPESDVAAVRKLKTFEMRFDALGGKAVTGTYNYLYKTTDSLARLYNLEIRVENPELEILPDMFARVDIVKNRADNGLAVPIYSLVTREKKTGVFVESEGRVSFRPVATGFQDGWRILAARGLAPGDHVVVVGHRLIEDGEKVNVTRTVKQMEELVQ; the protein is encoded by the coding sequence ATGGATACCCCAAATACAACCGTCAAGCAAAAAACCCCCCCCCTGCGCCGCCTGCTCAGATTCATCTGGAGAAGCATGCCTTTTTTCATTGTGCTGCTGGTTATCGCCCTTGTGATTCTGCCCCTGATGAACAGAATCAATGCCCAGAAGGCGGAACTGGCTGAAAAGCAGGCCTCCCGGGCCAGGACGGAACGGACCCCGACCAATGTGGTGACAATGGAAATGCTTCCCGGGCCGGTGGTGGAAAAAATCAGCCTGCCCGGGGTGGCCAGGCCGTGGATTTCCCTGACGGTGATGTCCGAAGTCAAGGGCAAAATCGTGGACAAACGGGTGGAAGAAGGGGCCCGGGTGGCCAAGGGGGATGTCCTGGCCGTCATCGATACCCGGGATTACCGCCACAATTACGAATCCGCCCTGGCCTCCTTTGAAACCGCCCTGACCAACCAGAAACGGTTCAAGGCCCTGTCCAAAAAGCAGTTCATCACCCAGTCCCAGCTGGACGACGCCGAGGCCCGGGTCAAAACCACCCGGGCGGCCATGGACCTGGCCAAGCTGAACATGGAACGGTGTACCATCCGTTCCCCCATGGCCGGGGTGGTGGACCGGGTCCATGTGGAATACGGGGATTTTCTGGATGCGGGCAAGCCCGTGGCCGTGATTCTGGACATGGACCGGCTCAAGGTGGAAGTGGGCATCCCCGAATCCGACGTGGCCGCCGTGCGAAAACTCAAAACCTTTGAAATGCGCTTCGACGCCCTGGGGGGGAAGGCGGTCACCGGCACCTATAACTACCTGTACAAAACAACGGATTCCCTGGCCCGGCTCTACAACCTTGAAATCCGGGTGGAGAATCCGGAACTGGAGATCCTTCCGGATATGTTCGCCCGGGTGGATATCGTAAAAAACCGGGCCGACAACGGCCTGGCCGTGCCCATCTATTCCCTGGTGACCCGGGAAAAAAAGACCGGGGTCTTTGTAGAATCGGAAGGCCGGGTCTCCTTTCGCCCGGTGGCCACGGGATTCCAGGACGGCTGGCGGATTTTGGCGGCCCGGGGCCTTGCCCCGGGAGACCATGTGGTGGTGGTGGGACACCGCCTCATCGAAGACGGGGAAAAGGTCAATGTCACCCGCACCGTTAAGCAGATGGAGGAACTGGTCCAATGA
- a CDS encoding prepilin peptidase produces the protein MIISLPSAAMVLACSAAYTDLAWGRIPNWLTIPFLFIGLWFSTAQLGLVPGLLFSLKGMGTGLACLMVPFILGGAGGGDVKLLGAMGALLGCCGVFWTFLYAALAGGIYSMAVLMAKKNYGVVLNLADDIRQLARGRNPGPYQENTGRRTIPYSLPVLAGYLAYTAAGGLV, from the coding sequence TTGATCATTTCCCTTCCGTCGGCAGCCATGGTGCTGGCATGCAGTGCGGCATATACCGACCTGGCCTGGGGAAGGATTCCCAATTGGCTAACCATCCCCTTTCTGTTTATCGGGCTCTGGTTCAGCACCGCCCAGCTGGGGCTGGTGCCGGGTCTTCTATTCAGCCTCAAGGGGATGGGGACCGGGCTGGCCTGTCTTATGGTCCCCTTTATTCTGGGCGGGGCGGGCGGTGGCGATGTCAAGCTGTTGGGAGCCATGGGGGCCCTGCTCGGCTGTTGCGGCGTATTCTGGACCTTTTTATATGCCGCCCTGGCCGGAGGCATTTACTCCATGGCTGTCCTGATGGCGAAAAAGAATTACGGAGTGGTGTTAAACTTGGCCGATGATATCAGGCAATTGGCCCGGGGCCGGAACCCAGGGCCGTATCAGGAGAATACAGGGCGAAGGACTATTCCCTATTCTCTTCCTGTGCTGGCCGGATACCTGGCTTATACGGCGGCAGGAGGCCTGGTGTGA
- a CDS encoding tetratricopeptide repeat protein → MKSATAKALAGLVILVLLAQVLGCASPEDKKLKFMDKGDRLFSQRDYSRARLEYRNVLQIDPKFAKGYAALGKTQLKLKQFKKAYASFSKAVELAPNDLSTRIELGKMLLAGRASDRAMAQAEAVLAADPEHLDGNLLKVSAHYMKKEFAQGDELLNTLYHSGRLSPDLYMLLATSAKRQKNAGKRDTYLKEGLEKYPDNVDLILLAVQRDAGKKDWGRVIEGFERVITLKPDTLRYRISLAKVLLARQKTDRLQEVLDEALERSKENPETRLAIARFWISARKPGQAVKLLENGIALDPENFDFRLALADIHAGTRQIKKAEGGLRNALKLNPDPAHPQIIKTKVALARLLLTTSRPDQGETLIEQVLKEDPKNVDAHFIKGRIHLGKKNGLNAVSEFRTVVEKRPSSVKAHLNLASAHMICREPDLAMEVLKAAHKAMPRENELLNALARLNIIKKDYPATEANLKQAIENQPETPGPRIALGDFYTASRDFDKALVQYRKAREKAPANAMAYLKAASVLGAQKKTKEAMDELKIGYAENPNAALIVANMVRGYMALKKPDLAESLCRERLEKAPKEAFTWNLLGNVLLTGKKSDQAMAAYEKAAAYKPLWDTPYDNMARVYLARGEKEAAVKRFKAALTKNPKNMGAWMVLGSIYTRDKNYAAAARTYEQAFENNPRLWAAANNFAFTQSELTHDPKKLGKAMEYAQKALALNPGSGVVLDTLGWIQYKLGETEQARNNVAQALEQMPDSPILNYHMGMILDRLGHELEARSHLEKSLASGKNFPGAGQAESRLKDIDTQAS, encoded by the coding sequence ATGAAATCCGCAACAGCAAAAGCCCTGGCCGGTTTAGTGATCCTGGTCCTGCTGGCCCAGGTCCTCGGCTGCGCCAGCCCGGAAGATAAAAAACTCAAGTTCATGGATAAAGGGGACAGGCTGTTCAGCCAGAGGGACTATTCAAGGGCCCGCCTGGAATACCGGAACGTCCTGCAGATTGATCCGAAATTTGCCAAAGGCTATGCCGCCCTGGGAAAGACCCAGCTTAAACTCAAGCAGTTCAAAAAGGCCTACGCCTCATTTAGCAAAGCCGTTGAACTGGCACCGAACGACCTTTCAACCCGGATTGAACTGGGGAAAATGCTGCTGGCCGGCAGGGCCTCGGACAGGGCCATGGCCCAGGCAGAAGCCGTTCTGGCGGCAGATCCGGAACACCTGGACGGAAATCTGCTAAAGGTATCCGCCCACTATATGAAAAAAGAATTTGCCCAAGGGGATGAGCTCCTCAACACCTTGTATCATTCAGGCCGCCTGAGCCCGGATCTTTATATGCTGCTGGCCACCTCGGCCAAGCGGCAGAAAAATGCCGGAAAAAGGGATACATACCTGAAGGAAGGCCTGGAAAAATATCCGGACAACGTCGATCTTATTCTTTTGGCCGTGCAAAGAGATGCAGGCAAAAAAGACTGGGGGCGGGTTATTGAAGGGTTTGAGCGGGTGATCACATTGAAACCGGACACCCTCAGGTATCGTATCAGCCTGGCCAAGGTCCTCCTGGCCCGGCAGAAAACCGATAGGCTCCAGGAAGTGCTGGATGAGGCACTGGAAAGGAGCAAGGAAAACCCGGAAACCCGGCTTGCCATCGCCCGATTCTGGATTTCCGCCCGGAAACCTGGGCAGGCCGTCAAACTGCTGGAAAACGGGATTGCCCTTGATCCGGAAAATTTCGACTTCCGGCTCGCCCTGGCAGATATCCATGCGGGCACAAGGCAAATAAAAAAGGCTGAAGGCGGCCTGAGAAACGCCCTGAAACTGAACCCTGATCCGGCCCACCCCCAAATCATTAAAACAAAGGTGGCCCTGGCCAGACTATTGTTGACCACCTCACGGCCGGACCAGGGCGAAACCTTGATTGAGCAGGTCCTCAAAGAGGATCCCAAAAACGTGGATGCCCATTTTATCAAAGGCCGGATTCACCTGGGCAAAAAAAACGGACTCAATGCCGTATCCGAATTCCGGACCGTCGTGGAAAAACGCCCATCTTCGGTGAAAGCCCATCTGAACCTTGCCTCGGCACACATGATCTGCAGGGAGCCCGACCTGGCCATGGAAGTCCTCAAGGCCGCCCACAAGGCCATGCCAAGGGAGAATGAACTCCTGAACGCCCTTGCCCGCCTGAACATTATAAAAAAAGATTATCCGGCAACCGAAGCCAACCTGAAACAAGCCATTGAAAACCAACCAGAGACCCCAGGCCCCAGGATTGCCTTGGGAGATTTCTATACGGCCTCCCGGGATTTCGACAAGGCCCTTGTTCAATATCGGAAGGCAAGGGAGAAAGCCCCCGCCAACGCAATGGCTTATCTTAAAGCGGCCTCCGTCCTCGGAGCCCAGAAAAAAACCAAAGAAGCCATGGATGAACTGAAGATCGGCTATGCCGAAAATCCCAATGCCGCACTCATTGTCGCCAACATGGTCAGGGGCTATATGGCCCTGAAAAAACCGGATCTAGCGGAATCGCTTTGCCGGGAACGCCTGGAGAAAGCCCCCAAGGAAGCATTTACCTGGAACCTGCTGGGCAATGTGCTGCTTACCGGAAAAAAGTCAGACCAGGCCATGGCTGCCTATGAAAAGGCTGCGGCGTACAAGCCCCTGTGGGATACCCCCTACGACAATATGGCCCGGGTATACCTGGCCCGGGGAGAAAAAGAGGCCGCGGTGAAACGATTTAAGGCCGCTTTGACTAAAAACCCCAAAAATATGGGGGCCTGGATGGTATTGGGCAGTATCTACACCCGGGATAAAAACTATGCCGCTGCGGCCCGAACCTATGAACAGGCCTTTGAAAACAATCCACGGCTCTGGGCCGCGGCCAACAACTTTGCCTTCACCCAGAGCGAACTGACCCATGACCCGAAAAAACTGGGCAAAGCCATGGAGTACGCCCAAAAGGCCCTGGCCCTCAACCCCGGATCCGGCGTGGTTCTGGATACCCTGGGATGGATTCAATATAAACTCGGGGAAACGGAACAGGCCAGGAATAATGTGGCCCAAGCCCTGGAACAGATGCCGGACAGCCCCATCCTCAATTACCATATGGGCATGATCCTTGACCGCCTGGGACACGAACTTGAGGCCAGAAGCCACCTGGAAAAAAGCCTGGCATCGGGGAAAAATTTTCCCGGGGCAGGCCAGGCGGAAAGCCGGCTGAAAGACATTGATACCCAGGCAAGCTGA
- a CDS encoding pilus assembly protein N-terminal domain-containing protein, which translates to MKPCKLCLIVPALLLCLACPAHAGSPSGQIRIEMFHSHLLETGVPIMRASIADPKVADVNILSPTQILVVAKAKRNASTTLILWESEKKAVTYDICVFSKIDPALLSLMAERIRAVAPGVSIDILPARQAVDSKSIILKGEVESQMVMERVITVVESFGIRYFNLIDLKGPQQIQLKVVIAEVSKSGLKQMGINFLDSGDNLGFGVFKGGTTETKVEFKGETKYDTAAASSGKSPDSISNTVTQTVSNTIGSPFKSAFQIALNSTKHNWLAYLSLLKNQGLARSLATPTLVAMSGQKAEFQVGGEYPINTKNDEGEISTKMQPYGIILKFTPYLLDKETITLEVNPEVSAVDFSFDPPGITSRRATSTLQLKDGQSFAMAGLLKEESSVTINKVPFLGDIPYLGTLFTSKENKHSETELVIMVTPRIVRAMNPGEVPALPGRGMKKEIRDGDFFIKNNLGFMESDEKDTREFRGKTGFAK; encoded by the coding sequence TTGAAACCCTGTAAATTGTGTTTAATTGTCCCGGCCCTCCTGCTCTGCCTTGCATGCCCGGCCCATGCCGGCAGCCCTTCCGGGCAGATCCGTATCGAGATGTTTCACTCCCATCTCCTTGAAACCGGAGTGCCCATCATGAGAGCCTCCATTGCCGACCCCAAGGTGGCTGATGTCAATATCCTCTCCCCCACCCAGATCCTTGTGGTGGCCAAGGCAAAGCGTAACGCCTCCACCACCCTCATCCTCTGGGAGAGTGAAAAAAAGGCCGTTACTTACGATATCTGCGTATTTTCAAAGATCGACCCGGCCCTGCTCTCCCTCATGGCTGAACGGATCCGGGCCGTTGCCCCAGGGGTCAGCATCGATATTCTGCCGGCTCGGCAGGCGGTTGATTCGAAATCAATCATTCTCAAGGGGGAGGTGGAAAGCCAGATGGTCATGGAGCGGGTGATCACTGTTGTTGAAAGTTTTGGGATCCGTTATTTCAACCTCATTGACCTCAAAGGCCCCCAGCAGATCCAGCTTAAGGTGGTCATTGCCGAGGTCTCCAAATCCGGTCTCAAGCAAATGGGCATTAATTTTCTGGACTCCGGCGACAACCTGGGGTTCGGCGTATTTAAGGGGGGAACCACAGAAACCAAGGTGGAGTTCAAGGGGGAAACAAAATACGATACAGCCGCCGCCAGTTCCGGCAAATCCCCAGATTCCATAAGCAATACCGTTACCCAGACCGTTTCCAATACCATCGGTTCCCCGTTTAAATCGGCGTTTCAGATTGCCCTGAATTCCACCAAGCACAATTGGCTGGCCTACCTGAGCCTCCTTAAGAACCAAGGCCTGGCCCGGTCCCTGGCCACCCCCACCCTGGTGGCCATGAGCGGGCAAAAGGCCGAATTCCAGGTCGGGGGGGAGTATCCCATCAATACAAAAAATGATGAAGGTGAAATCAGTACGAAAATGCAGCCCTACGGTATTATCCTGAAGTTTACCCCCTATCTGCTGGACAAGGAGACCATTACCCTTGAGGTCAATCCGGAAGTCAGTGCTGTGGATTTCTCATTTGATCCGCCGGGCATTACCTCCAGACGGGCCACCAGTACCCTCCAGCTCAAAGACGGTCAGAGTTTCGCCATGGCAGGGCTGCTCAAGGAAGAATCTTCGGTGACCATCAATAAAGTGCCCTTCCTTGGCGATATTCCCTATCTGGGGACCCTGTTCACCAGCAAGGAAAACAAACACAGTGAAACCGAACTGGTGATTATGGTAACCCCCAGGATCGTCAGGGCCATGAATCCGGGTGAGGTGCCGGCACTGCCCGGCAGAGGAATGAAAAAAGAGATCCGTGATGGGGATTTTTTCATTAAAAATAATCTGGGGTTCATGGAATCCGATGAAAAAGATACCCGGGAATTCAGGGGAAAGACCGGGTTCGCAAAATAA
- the cpaB gene encoding Flp pilus assembly protein CpaB, whose amino-acid sequence MFKAKTVIAILFSLLMGLLAVKGVALVKKDTAVPAPQPVAESVKPGIAEHGTITAPAAVDFSAGIPRGMRIVTIRVDDVSGVSRSLEKNDRVDVVAVTDFQDGQKGSISRMVLQNIRIFDIEKTAFKKSLTDKGSRKKKNWSIHLLVTPDQGTVLASVGEAARLRLLLRNRDDTGIRGAVPMIYTTRNGLVTIRDGHVNPAGRIRPGMRAISIEIDNNDGICGTLEPGDRVDLIFSCMESLFTTEGGNSAAGTQGMMSGHRKSSRIILQDVEVLATEGSLDASLGNTRKSRFLTLVVTPKEAETVAVVTDASKSGKFRVVARNPGDRRRIHSRGELFTDLVIKDKRPYKMVEILKGTAKYPVKFYED is encoded by the coding sequence ATGTTTAAAGCAAAAACTGTCATTGCCATCCTGTTTTCTTTACTAATGGGGCTTCTGGCCGTCAAGGGGGTCGCCCTGGTCAAGAAGGATACTGCCGTCCCGGCCCCGCAGCCCGTTGCAGAAAGTGTCAAGCCGGGGATAGCGGAACATGGGACAATCACTGCGCCGGCAGCCGTTGATTTTTCAGCCGGCATTCCCAGGGGGATGCGTATTGTCACCATCCGGGTGGATGATGTCTCAGGAGTGAGCCGGTCTCTGGAAAAAAATGACCGGGTGGACGTGGTGGCGGTAACGGATTTCCAGGATGGGCAGAAAGGCAGTATTTCCAGAATGGTGCTCCAGAATATCAGGATATTCGACATTGAAAAGACGGCATTTAAAAAAAGTCTGACAGATAAGGGGAGCCGGAAGAAAAAAAACTGGTCCATACATCTGCTGGTCACCCCTGACCAGGGCACCGTACTTGCGTCTGTTGGGGAGGCGGCAAGGCTGCGCCTGCTGCTCAGAAACCGGGACGATACCGGGATCCGGGGGGCCGTGCCCATGATCTATACCACCCGGAACGGACTGGTAACCATAAGGGACGGGCATGTAAATCCGGCCGGCCGGATCCGGCCCGGCATGCGGGCCATCTCCATTGAAATCGACAACAATGACGGCATCTGCGGCACCCTTGAGCCGGGGGACCGGGTGGACCTGATCTTTTCCTGCATGGAATCTTTGTTCACCACCGAAGGGGGGAACAGCGCTGCAGGAACCCAAGGGATGATGAGCGGCCACCGGAAATCCTCCCGTATCATTCTTCAGGATGTGGAAGTACTGGCCACCGAAGGCAGCCTGGACGCCTCCCTGGGAAATACCAGGAAATCCAGATTTCTTACCCTGGTGGTCACCCCCAAGGAAGCGGAAACGGTGGCCGTGGTCACGGATGCGTCAAAATCCGGGAAGTTCAGGGTGGTTGCCAGGAATCCAGGCGACCGCCGGCGTATCCACAGCAGGGGTGAACTGTTCACAGATCTGGTGATCAAAGACAAGCGCCCCTATAAAATGGTTGAAATTCTGAAAGGTACGGCCAAGTACCCGGTCAAATTCTATGAAGATTGA
- a CDS encoding Flp family type IVb pilin, whose protein sequence is MKRFLNKLWEDDFGATAIEYGLIAGIMAALLVTVLGGFSDKLSGLFDAITEKLSDTTDTIKNSSTVSGG, encoded by the coding sequence ATGAAACGATTTTTAAACAAATTATGGGAAGACGATTTCGGTGCCACCGCAATTGAGTACGGCTTGATCGCAGGAATCATGGCCGCCCTGCTGGTCACTGTGCTGGGCGGGTTCAGCGATAAGCTGAGCGGGCTATTTGATGCCATTACGGAAAAACTCAGCGATACCACGGACACCATTAAAAACAGCAGTACGGTAAGCGGCGGTTGA